In Anaerobacillus sp. CMMVII, a single window of DNA contains:
- a CDS encoding YdiK family protein produces the protein MRSPLFWGTAYLLMGASFVFFAIQQRGRTGEWDLFTIALMAIATYDFVIAIRYFTFKPKAQDK, from the coding sequence ATGAGATCACCATTATTTTGGGGTACCGCCTATCTTTTAATGGGAGCTAGCTTTGTCTTCTTTGCCATTCAGCAAAGAGGTCGAACTGGCGAATGGGACCTCTTCACCATTGCCTTAATGGCTATCGCTACATACGACTTTGTGATAGCAATCCGGTACTTTACGTTTAAACCAAAAGCACAAGATAAATAG